A region of Colletotrichum higginsianum IMI 349063 chromosome 10, whole genome shotgun sequence DNA encodes the following proteins:
- a CDS encoding General alpha-glucoside permease → MAAPINEPCLSPTESLPSEDDEEQQLLFELDELHSLKPPEQLSTPGLLLLTCPSLGLQVCWFLLQSSGTVRPPSIHLTHPSPSSQSLKAKMNQPYLSSLGMSPSSISLTWALGPIFGAFAQPIIGQLSDELHHPLGRRKPVMIAGALTTVISTLLMACAPELTAPFTGHPPAADPPWQPRALAVACLVVVLLALTAYSVGVRAIVVDACPPSQQSAAAAFSMRWNVLGSAVLSTAGFVSTTITTTKQSSETDPIVAFRTLACVAAICSAATVGLVCWFVPRDATPPLRQSGSGSGIGRVCAMCLPGELARRWRRLPPLTGRVCGVQLVAWFGWFPVLYYMSTYAHETESKAKPYALYASLSFSLGTLLSTLLLTLLSHISNVLHPRSLSRLWLLSQVLATASLLLTIPFQTSTASLVLLSLIGATQAVTMWVPFALINTELAEVRTGVAGVQGLHNMAISLPQVASALVCAAVLAGLDLLGVGRDAVWLLRLAAVPVAWSAWLIWRLDGAVVT, encoded by the exons ATGGCCGCACCCATCAACGAGCCATGCCTTTCACCAACAGAAAGCCTCCCCTctgaagatgatgaagaaCAACAACTCTTAttcgagctcgacgagctccacAGCCTGAAACCGCCCGAACAACTATCCACACCCGGCTTACTCCTCCTGACATGTCCCAGCCTCGGGCTTCAAGTCTGCTGGTTCCTACTACAATCCAGCGGCACGGTCCGtccaccatccatccatctcacCCATCCCTCCCCATCATCACAGTCACTAAAAGCAAAGATGAACCAGCCCTACCTAAGCTCCCTCGGCATGagcccctcctccatctccctaACCTGGGCCCTGGGCCCCATCTTTGGCGCCTTCGCCCAGCCCATAATCGGCCAGCTGAGCGACGAGCTCCACCACCCGCTCGGCCGCCGGAAGCCCGTCATgatcgccggcgccctcacCACGGTCATCTCTACCCTGCTCATGGCCTGCGCCCCCGAGCTCACCGCACCCTTCACCGGCCACCCCCCGGCCGCAGACCCCCCTTGGCAGCCCCGCgctctcgccgtcgcctgccTGGTGGTTGTGCTGCTGGCCTTGACCGCCTACTCCGTCGGCGTgcgcgccatcgtcgtcgacgcctgCCCGCCGTCCCAACaatccgccgccgccgccttttCCATGCGCTGGAACGTTCTCGGATCCGCCGTGCTCTCCACCGCGGGCTTCGTctccaccaccatcaccaccaccaagcaGTCCTCAGAAACTGACCCCATCGTCGCATTTCGCACGCTGGCATGCGTCGCGGCCATCTGTTCCGCGGCCACCGTCGGGCTTGTCTGCTGGTTCGTGCCGCGGGATGCCACGCCGCCACTCCGGCAGTCCGGTTCCGGGTCCGGAATCGGGCGGGTCTGCGCCATGTGTCTGCCGGGCGAGCTGGCGCGGCGCTGGAGGCGGCTGCCACCGCTGACGGGCAGGGTCTGCGGCGTGCAGCTGGTTGCGTGGTTTGGGTGGTTTCCGGTCTTGTATTACATGTCTAC GTATGCTCACGAAACAG aATCCAAAGCAAAGCCCTACGCCCTCTACGcatccctctccttctccctcggaACCCTCCTGTCCACCCTCCTCCTGACCCTTCTCTCTCACATCTCCAATGTCCTCCACCCCCGCAGCCTCTCGCGCCTCTGGTTGCTCTCCCAGGtcctcgccaccgcctccctcctcctcacaATCCCCTTCCAAACCTCCACAgcctccctcgtcctcctctccctcatCGGCGCAACCCAGGCCGTGACGATGTGGGTCCCGTTTGCGCTGATCAACACTGAACTTGCCGAGGTGCGTACCGGCGTGGCGGGCGTCCAGGGGCTGCACAATATGGCCATTTCGCTCCCGCAGGTTGCCAGCGCGCTGGTTTGCGCTGCGGTGCTGGCGGGGCTGGATTTGCTTGGGGTTGGACGAGATGCGGTGTGGTTattgaggctggcggcggtgccggttGCCTGGTCGGCGTGGTTGATTTGGCGGTTGGATGGGGCTGTGGTGACGTGA
- a CDS encoding Heterokaryon incompatibility protein encodes MVNLWGSSLTSGITSTTNDEPVRLGILMHLPRYLGDLGAAHHHVLSKLKDRMSTRCARCVGVTVEALVRLAEIEFQADEFPKETFYRHHESFPLLEKAADAGCELCRLILECFVHTPCDEEEPVNWPGGWDEDLARHRTGQRRTMYTLAQRLDDSDVKLSINASHLYSFEPLDAVEVFDEIMVQVGPSHTNDDEGYGIWGCPPLKLTLTALKDIKTRYKDFRIGRYEVDPDLGSPKNHELARQWLSDCRNNHENCVSDRKHELPTRVIDVEAVISSHVRLVLTRGVRDAYAALSHCWGGAISPSLTTETLGPFQDSIPVESLPPNFRDAITITRQIGLRYLWIDCLCIQQDSKSDWETESKKMGSVYRNSTVTISAMVSTGSKAGILKTDLGVPLKSEPITIGMSNVNGSSRISIRRKDPDEENLRRLDTESALQTRGWTLQEYILSPRHILYGKSMVYWRCPQIFVSPDGLSSGNKSPETLYKELTNVIYSDVLSSPRTTPFDIKIVLDDYYDLISAYSGRRLTYASDKLPAFSGLAQRLHPVIRGDYLAGVWTADFRRGLLWIPEMKFCSHINDKYRAPSWSWAVTDDKVLFEQSVTLGPSPSSAQLLGHTVHPRVPDNPYGEILGLKLVLEVLTKPLVRSRQVIGTILDRASIGNAAFDEPAGDEDLTTMGSPELFRVQEEDRDYVVSVISRPGDETDWELNLALYREDELTLMLVHTDDSSEEEPGWSGSPALCLIVRQRAGKTEELYERVGFARLQTPKLSWLETWERQVLTLV; translated from the exons ATGGTGAATCTGTGGGGTTCAAGTCTGACATCTGGAATAACCTCCACCACCAATGATGAGCCAGTAAGACTCGGGATTCTCATGCATTTACCCCGCTATCTTGGTGACCTTGGGGCAGCACATCACCACGTTCTCTCCAAGCTCAAGGATAGAATGTCCACTCGGTGTGCCCGCTGTGTAGGCGTCACCGTCGAAGCTCTTGTCCGTCTTGCGGAGATTGAGTTCCAAGCAGACGAATTCCCAAAAGAGACCTTCTATCGACACCATGAATCATTCCCCTTGCTAGAAAAAGCCGCAGATGCCGGTTGCGAGCTATGCCGGCTGATACTCGAGTGTTTTGTACACACGCCTTgcgatgaagaagagcccGTAAATTGGCCGGGCGGGTGGGACGAAGATCTTGCTCGACATCGAACAGGACAACGGCGGACGATGTACACACTTGCTCAGCGACTTGATGACTCGGATGTCAAGCTCTCTATCAACGCCTCGCACTTGTATAGCTTCGAACCTCTTGATGCCGTCGAGGTATTTGATGAGATCATGGTCCAAGTCGGTCCCTCCCATACAAATGACGATGAGGGATACGGCATCTGGGGGTGTCCACCCCTGAAATTAACCTTGACTGCTCTTAAAG ACATTAAAACTCGCTACAAAGATTTCCGGATCGGACGCTACGAGGTTGACCCTGATCTGGGATCTCCCAAAAACCACGAGCTCGCCAGGCAATGGTTGTCGGACTGCCGCAACAACCATGAGAACTGTGTCTCCGACCGGAAGCACGAACTACCAACCAGAGTTATCGATGTAGAAGCAGTCATTTCTAGCCATGTACGGCTGGTTTTAACCCGCGGAGTCAGAGATGCGTATGCCGCTCTTAGCCACTGCTGGGGCGGCGCGATCTCTCCCTCGTTGACAACCGAAACCCTCGGACCATTCCAGGATTCCATTCCTGTTGAGTCTTTGCCGCCAAACTTTCGCGATGCCATTACAATCACTCGCCAAATAGGCCTCCGATATCTATGGATAGATTGTCTTTGCATTCAGCAAGACTCAAAGTCGGACTGGGAAACGGAATCCAAGAAGATGGGGTCGGTGTACCGCAACTCAACAGTGACCATCTCTGCCATGGTTTCGACAGGGAGCAAAGCGGGTATTCTTAAAACAGACCTGGGTGTACCCTTGAAGAGTGAGCCCATTACTATCGGCATGTCCAACGTCAATGGCAGCAGTCGCATCTCCATTCGAAGAAAAGACCCAGACGAAGAGAATCTCCGCCGCCTTGATACAGAAAGTGCACTGCAGACGCGGGGTTGGACACTCCAGGAATACATACTGTCCCCGAGACATATCCTGTACGGCAAAAGCATGGTGTACTGGAGGTGTCCCCAGATATTCGTCTCACCAGATGGCTTGTCTTCTGGCAATAAATCGCCAGAGACCCTCTACAAAGAGTTGACAAACGTCATCTACTCTGACGTCCTCAGCTCCCCGAGGACAACGCCATTTGATATTAAGATTGTCCTGGACGACTACTACGATCTGATCAGCGCTTACAGCGGGAGGAGACTGACGTACGCATCCGACAAACTTCCCGCATTCTCGGGTCTAGCGCAACGTCTCCATCCAGTCATAAGAGGAGACTATTTGGCCGGTGTTTGGACCGCCGACTTTCGACGCGGACTCTTGTGGATTCCCGAGATGAAGTTTTGCAGCCACATCAACGACAAGTACCGCGCTCCGTCATGGTCGTGGGCCGTGACAGATGACAAGGTGCTCTTCGAGCAATCGGTCACGCTGGGGCCGAGCCCTTCAAGCGCTCAGCTCCTAGGCCACACTGTTCACCCGAGGGTCCCGGATAATCCGTACGGGGAAATATTGGGGCTAAAGCTTGTGCTGGAAGTTTTGACAAAGCCACTAGTCCGCAGTCGTCAGGTCATCGGTACCATTTTGGATCGTGCCTCAATAGGGAATGCTGCATTCGACGAACCAGCgggcgatgaggacctgACGACAATGGGATCTCCGGAGTTATTCAGAGTTCAAGAGGAAGATCGGGATTATGTTGTTTCGGTCATTTCTAGACCAGGAGACGAAACAGATTGGGAATTGAACTTGGCTCTGTACCGGGAGGACGAATTAACGCTAATGCTGGTTCACACTGATGACAGCTCGGAGGAAGAACCGGGCTGGTCAGGTTCTCCGGCGCTTTGCTTGATCGTTCGGCAGAGAGCCGGCAAGACTGAAGAATTATACGAGAGAGTTGGATTCGCCCGGCTACAGACGCCCAAGTTATCTTGGCTGGAGACTTGGGAACGGCAGGTCTTGACGCTAGTTTAA